In the genome of Vidua macroura isolate BioBank_ID:100142 chromosome 19, ASM2450914v1, whole genome shotgun sequence, one region contains:
- the LOC128816782 gene encoding uncharacterized protein LOC128816782 isoform X7: protein MEQRRWLLLALALLLAIPFSGSVFPGASQWVSASWIQLSLFLLTLAAGSVLVFQGRRVDSLETVWLKNHQHLYQKIQTLQEVFQNEQESTQRDIQLLRTDLENELGLTIEANTTNTLESMWKKDLHEVSQQVQTLQKAFQNTHVYTQRDLQVIRTDLKDELGKTLEANVRGNIAYMWQKDLLQLSQQIQTLKQTFQNMKVAIQCDLQMIRTDLENKVGGTVEAKTSTLESRLEKDHHETSQQIQTLQENFQNTYETTQHDLQMIRTDLEHDLGRTVEANTRTMESMWKKDLLQLSQQMQTLQEAFQNMEGSTQCDLQMIRADMKNELGRTVEANTRTMESMWKKDLLQLSQQMQTLQEAFQNMEGSTQCDLQMIRADMKNELGRRVKENTSRVLESMRLMDIQQLSQEIQTLEKTLQTTLRSTKYDFGGICKSSPSQRVARDNTARRRAANNPDLKAQSNRKQDASTTV, encoded by the exons atggagcagaggagATGGCTTCTGTTGGCTCTGGCACTGCTTCTGGCTATCCCTTTCTCAG gttCTGTTTTTCCAGGTGCATCTCAGTGGGTCTCTGCCTCCTGGATACAACTCTCTTTATTCCTTCTCACATTGGCTGCTGGTTCTGTTCTGGTATTTCAAG GAAGGAGAGTGGACTCCCTGGAAACTGTTTGGCTGAAGAACCACCAGCACCTCTACCAAAAAATTCAGACTCTGCAGGAAGTTTTCCAGAATGAGCAGGAGTCCACACAGCGTGATATTCAGCTCCTCAGAACAGACCTGGAGAATGAACTAG GATTAACAATAGAGGCAAATACTACAAACACTCTGGAATCTATGTGGAAGAAGGACCTCCATGAAGTGTCCCAACAAGTTCAAACTCTGCAGAAAGCTTTTCAAAACACCCATGTGTACACACAGCGTGACCTTCAGGTGATCAGAACAGACCTGAAGGATGAACTAG GAAAGACACTGGAGGCAAATGTCAGAGGGAATATAGCATACATGTGGCAGAAGGAccttctgcagctctcccaACAAATTCAAACTCTGAAGCAAACTTTCCAGAATATGAAGGTTGCCATACAGTGTGACCTTCAAATGATCAGAACAGACCTGGAGAACAAAGTAG GAGGGACAGTGGAGGCAAAAACAAGCACCTTAGAATCCAGGCTGGAGAAGGACCATCATGAAACCTCCCAACAAATTCAAACTCTGCAGGAAAATTTCCAGAACACATATGAGACCACACAGCATGACCTTCAGATGATCAGAACAGACTTGGAGCATGACCTAG GAAGGACAGTGGAGGCAAATACAAGGACCATGGAATCCATGTGGAAGAAGGAccttctgcagctctcccaACAAATGCAAACTTTGCAGGAAGCATTCCAGAACATGGAGGGGTCCACACAGTGTGACCTGCAGATGATAAGAGCAGACATGAAGAATGAACTAG GAAGGACAGTGGAGGCAAATACAAGGACCATGGAATCCATGTGGAAGAAGGAccttctgcagctctcccaACAAATGCAAACTTTGCAGGAAGCATTCCAGAACATGGAGGGGTCCACACAGTGTGACCTGCAGATGATAAGAGCAGACATGAAGAATGAACTAG GAAGGAGAGTGAAGGAAAATACCTCAAGGGTCTTGGAATCCATGCGGCTGATGGACATCCAGCAGCTTTCCCAAGAAATTCAAACTCTGGAAAAAACTTTGCAGACCACATTGAGGTCCACAAAATATGACTTTG GGGGCATCTGCAaatccagccccagccagagAGTTGCGAGAGATAATACAGCCAGGAGAAGAGCTGCAAATAATCCAGACCTCAAG GCACAATCCAACAGAAAGCAAGATGCCAGTACAACTGTTTAG
- the LOC128816782 gene encoding uncharacterized protein LOC128816782 isoform X6, which yields MEQRRWLLLALALLLAIPFSGSVFPGASQWVSASWIQLSLFLLTLAAGSVLVFQGRRVDSLETVWLKNHQHLYQKIQTLQEVFQNEQESTQRDIQLLRTDLENELGLTIEANTTNTLESMWKKDLHEVSQQVQTLQKAFQNTHVYTQRDLQVIRTDLKDELGKTLEANVRGNIAYMWQKDLLQLSQQIQTLKQTFQNMKVAIQCDLQMIRTDLENKVGGTVEAKTSTLESRLEKDHHETSQQIQTLQENFQNTYETTQHDLQMIRTDLEHDLGRTVEANTRTMESMWKKDLLQLSQQMQTLQEAFQNMEGSTQCDLQMIRADMKNELGRTVEANTRTMESMWKKDLLQLSQQMQTLQEAFQNMEGSTQCDLQMIRADMKNELGRRVKENTSRVLESMRLMDIQQLSQEIQTLEKTLQTTLRSTKYDFDLPVLRSYKGGICKSSPSQRVARDNTARRRAANNPDLKAQSNRKQDASTTV from the exons atggagcagaggagATGGCTTCTGTTGGCTCTGGCACTGCTTCTGGCTATCCCTTTCTCAG gttCTGTTTTTCCAGGTGCATCTCAGTGGGTCTCTGCCTCCTGGATACAACTCTCTTTATTCCTTCTCACATTGGCTGCTGGTTCTGTTCTGGTATTTCAAG GAAGGAGAGTGGACTCCCTGGAAACTGTTTGGCTGAAGAACCACCAGCACCTCTACCAAAAAATTCAGACTCTGCAGGAAGTTTTCCAGAATGAGCAGGAGTCCACACAGCGTGATATTCAGCTCCTCAGAACAGACCTGGAGAATGAACTAG GATTAACAATAGAGGCAAATACTACAAACACTCTGGAATCTATGTGGAAGAAGGACCTCCATGAAGTGTCCCAACAAGTTCAAACTCTGCAGAAAGCTTTTCAAAACACCCATGTGTACACACAGCGTGACCTTCAGGTGATCAGAACAGACCTGAAGGATGAACTAG GAAAGACACTGGAGGCAAATGTCAGAGGGAATATAGCATACATGTGGCAGAAGGAccttctgcagctctcccaACAAATTCAAACTCTGAAGCAAACTTTCCAGAATATGAAGGTTGCCATACAGTGTGACCTTCAAATGATCAGAACAGACCTGGAGAACAAAGTAG GAGGGACAGTGGAGGCAAAAACAAGCACCTTAGAATCCAGGCTGGAGAAGGACCATCATGAAACCTCCCAACAAATTCAAACTCTGCAGGAAAATTTCCAGAACACATATGAGACCACACAGCATGACCTTCAGATGATCAGAACAGACTTGGAGCATGACCTAG GAAGGACAGTGGAGGCAAATACAAGGACCATGGAATCCATGTGGAAGAAGGAccttctgcagctctcccaACAAATGCAAACTTTGCAGGAAGCATTCCAGAACATGGAGGGGTCCACACAGTGTGACCTGCAGATGATAAGAGCAGACATGAAGAATGAACTAG GAAGGACAGTGGAGGCAAATACAAGGACCATGGAATCCATGTGGAAGAAGGAccttctgcagctctcccaACAAATGCAAACTTTGCAGGAAGCATTCCAGAACATGGAGGGGTCCACACAGTGTGACCTGCAGATGATAAGAGCAGACATGAAGAATGAACTAG GAAGGAGAGTGAAGGAAAATACCTCAAGGGTCTTGGAATCCATGCGGCTGATGGACATCCAGCAGCTTTCCCAAGAAATTCAAACTCTGGAAAAAACTTTGCAGACCACATTGAGGTCCACAAAATATGACTTTG ACCTTCCAGTCCTACGGTCCTACAAAG GGGGCATCTGCAaatccagccccagccagagAGTTGCGAGAGATAATACAGCCAGGAGAAGAGCTGCAAATAATCCAGACCTCAAG GCACAATCCAACAGAAAGCAAGATGCCAGTACAACTGTTTAG
- the LOC128816782 gene encoding uncharacterized protein LOC128816782 isoform X5: MEQRRWLLLALALLLAIPFSGSVFPGASQWVSASWIQLSLFLLTLAAGSVLVFQGRRVDSLETVWLKNHQHLYQKIQTLQEVFQNEQESTQRDIQLLRTDLENELGLTIEANTTNTLESMWKKDLHEVSQQVQTLQKAFQNTHVYTQRDLQVIRTDLKDELGKTLEANVRGNIAYMWQKDLLQLSQQIQTLKQTFQNMKVAIQCDLQMIRTDLENKVGGTVEAKTSTLESRLEKDHHETSQQIQTLQENFQNTYETTQHDLQMIRTDLEHDLGRTVEANTRTMESMWKKDLLQLSQQMQTLQEAFQNMEGSTQCDLQMIRADMKNELGRTVEANTRTMESMWKKDLLQLSQQMQTLQEAFQNMEGSTQCDLQMIRADMKNELGRRVKENTSRVLESMRLMDIQQLSQEIQTLEKTLQTTLRSTKYDFDLPVLRSYKGQPPSSNAEMEAEEIEHHSLLFGAACCNPRSTGAVPGIWRCHPGC, encoded by the exons atggagcagaggagATGGCTTCTGTTGGCTCTGGCACTGCTTCTGGCTATCCCTTTCTCAG gttCTGTTTTTCCAGGTGCATCTCAGTGGGTCTCTGCCTCCTGGATACAACTCTCTTTATTCCTTCTCACATTGGCTGCTGGTTCTGTTCTGGTATTTCAAG GAAGGAGAGTGGACTCCCTGGAAACTGTTTGGCTGAAGAACCACCAGCACCTCTACCAAAAAATTCAGACTCTGCAGGAAGTTTTCCAGAATGAGCAGGAGTCCACACAGCGTGATATTCAGCTCCTCAGAACAGACCTGGAGAATGAACTAG GATTAACAATAGAGGCAAATACTACAAACACTCTGGAATCTATGTGGAAGAAGGACCTCCATGAAGTGTCCCAACAAGTTCAAACTCTGCAGAAAGCTTTTCAAAACACCCATGTGTACACACAGCGTGACCTTCAGGTGATCAGAACAGACCTGAAGGATGAACTAG GAAAGACACTGGAGGCAAATGTCAGAGGGAATATAGCATACATGTGGCAGAAGGAccttctgcagctctcccaACAAATTCAAACTCTGAAGCAAACTTTCCAGAATATGAAGGTTGCCATACAGTGTGACCTTCAAATGATCAGAACAGACCTGGAGAACAAAGTAG GAGGGACAGTGGAGGCAAAAACAAGCACCTTAGAATCCAGGCTGGAGAAGGACCATCATGAAACCTCCCAACAAATTCAAACTCTGCAGGAAAATTTCCAGAACACATATGAGACCACACAGCATGACCTTCAGATGATCAGAACAGACTTGGAGCATGACCTAG GAAGGACAGTGGAGGCAAATACAAGGACCATGGAATCCATGTGGAAGAAGGAccttctgcagctctcccaACAAATGCAAACTTTGCAGGAAGCATTCCAGAACATGGAGGGGTCCACACAGTGTGACCTGCAGATGATAAGAGCAGACATGAAGAATGAACTAG GAAGGACAGTGGAGGCAAATACAAGGACCATGGAATCCATGTGGAAGAAGGAccttctgcagctctcccaACAAATGCAAACTTTGCAGGAAGCATTCCAGAACATGGAGGGGTCCACACAGTGTGACCTGCAGATGATAAGAGCAGACATGAAGAATGAACTAG GAAGGAGAGTGAAGGAAAATACCTCAAGGGTCTTGGAATCCATGCGGCTGATGGACATCCAGCAGCTTTCCCAAGAAATTCAAACTCTGGAAAAAACTTTGCAGACCACATTGAGGTCCACAAAATATGACTTTG ACCTTCCAGTCCTACGGTCCTACAAAG GCCAACCCCCCTCCAGCAATGCAGAGATGGAGGCAGAGGAAATTGAGCACCACAGCCTCCTCTTtggagctgcctgctgcaaTCCCAGGAGCACTGGAGCAGTGCCTGGCATTTG GAGATGTCATCCTGGATGCTGA
- the LOC128816782 gene encoding uncharacterized protein LOC128816782 isoform X8 yields the protein MEQRRWLLLALALLLAIPFSGSVFPGASQWVSASWIQLSLFLLTLAAGSVLVFQGRRVDSLETVWLKNHQHLYQKIQTLQEVFQNEQESTQRDIQLLRTDLENELGLTIEANTTNTLESMWKKDLHEVSQQVQTLQKAFQNTHVYTQRDLQVIRTDLKDELGKTLEANVRGNIAYMWQKDLLQLSQQIQTLKQTFQNMKVAIQCDLQMIRTDLENKVGGTVEAKTSTLESRLEKDHHETSQQIQTLQENFQNTYETTQHDLQMIRTDLEHDLGRTVEANTRTMESMWKKDLLQLSQQMQTLQEAFQNMEGSTQCDLQMIRADMKNELGRTVEANTRTMESMWKKDLLQLSQQMQTLQEAFQNMEGSTQCDLQMIRADMKNELGGICKSSPSQRVARDNTARRRAANNPDLKAQSNRKQDASTTV from the exons atggagcagaggagATGGCTTCTGTTGGCTCTGGCACTGCTTCTGGCTATCCCTTTCTCAG gttCTGTTTTTCCAGGTGCATCTCAGTGGGTCTCTGCCTCCTGGATACAACTCTCTTTATTCCTTCTCACATTGGCTGCTGGTTCTGTTCTGGTATTTCAAG GAAGGAGAGTGGACTCCCTGGAAACTGTTTGGCTGAAGAACCACCAGCACCTCTACCAAAAAATTCAGACTCTGCAGGAAGTTTTCCAGAATGAGCAGGAGTCCACACAGCGTGATATTCAGCTCCTCAGAACAGACCTGGAGAATGAACTAG GATTAACAATAGAGGCAAATACTACAAACACTCTGGAATCTATGTGGAAGAAGGACCTCCATGAAGTGTCCCAACAAGTTCAAACTCTGCAGAAAGCTTTTCAAAACACCCATGTGTACACACAGCGTGACCTTCAGGTGATCAGAACAGACCTGAAGGATGAACTAG GAAAGACACTGGAGGCAAATGTCAGAGGGAATATAGCATACATGTGGCAGAAGGAccttctgcagctctcccaACAAATTCAAACTCTGAAGCAAACTTTCCAGAATATGAAGGTTGCCATACAGTGTGACCTTCAAATGATCAGAACAGACCTGGAGAACAAAGTAG GAGGGACAGTGGAGGCAAAAACAAGCACCTTAGAATCCAGGCTGGAGAAGGACCATCATGAAACCTCCCAACAAATTCAAACTCTGCAGGAAAATTTCCAGAACACATATGAGACCACACAGCATGACCTTCAGATGATCAGAACAGACTTGGAGCATGACCTAG GAAGGACAGTGGAGGCAAATACAAGGACCATGGAATCCATGTGGAAGAAGGAccttctgcagctctcccaACAAATGCAAACTTTGCAGGAAGCATTCCAGAACATGGAGGGGTCCACACAGTGTGACCTGCAGATGATAAGAGCAGACATGAAGAATGAACTAG GAAGGACAGTGGAGGCAAATACAAGGACCATGGAATCCATGTGGAAGAAGGAccttctgcagctctcccaACAAATGCAAACTTTGCAGGAAGCATTCCAGAACATGGAGGGGTCCACACAGTGTGACCTGCAGATGATAAGAGCAGACATGAAGAATGAACTAG GGGGCATCTGCAaatccagccccagccagagAGTTGCGAGAGATAATACAGCCAGGAGAAGAGCTGCAAATAATCCAGACCTCAAG GCACAATCCAACAGAAAGCAAGATGCCAGTACAACTGTTTAG
- the LOC128816782 gene encoding E3 ubiquitin-protein ligase TRIM39-like isoform X1 — MEQRRWLLLALALLLAIPFSGSVFPGASQWVSASWIQLSLFLLTLAAGSVLVFQGRRVDSLETVWLKNHQHLYQKIQTLQEVFQNEQESTQRDIQLLRTDLENELGLTIEANTTNTLESMWKKDLHEVSQQVQTLQKAFQNTHVYTQRDLQVIRTDLKDELGKTLEANVRGNIAYMWQKDLLQLSQQIQTLKQTFQNMKVAIQCDLQMIRTDLENKVGGTVEAKTSTLESRLEKDHHETSQQIQTLQENFQNTYETTQHDLQMIRTDLEHDLGRTVEANTRTMESMWKKDLLQLSQQMQTLQEAFQNMEGSTQCDLQMIRADMKNELGRTVEANTRTMESMWKKDLLQLSQQMQTLQEAFQNMEGSTQCDLQMIRADMKNELGRRVKENTSRVLESMRLMDIQQLSQEIQTLEKTLQTTLRSTKYDFDLPVLRSYKGDVILDADTAHPRLEISADGKRVKDTGVIRFLLRNEKRFDSHLFVLAKEGYTSGKHYWEVNVGTRRNWALGIACESVTRKGTLTLCPENGFWVIACVDGQDYLACMNPWTCLTVTGYLSKIGIFLDIPAKQVSFYDVFKAVALYTLSIADGSSQEGKFLPFFSTGLAAAEPDTEPLAILQFSDDDE; from the exons atggagcagaggagATGGCTTCTGTTGGCTCTGGCACTGCTTCTGGCTATCCCTTTCTCAG gttCTGTTTTTCCAGGTGCATCTCAGTGGGTCTCTGCCTCCTGGATACAACTCTCTTTATTCCTTCTCACATTGGCTGCTGGTTCTGTTCTGGTATTTCAAG GAAGGAGAGTGGACTCCCTGGAAACTGTTTGGCTGAAGAACCACCAGCACCTCTACCAAAAAATTCAGACTCTGCAGGAAGTTTTCCAGAATGAGCAGGAGTCCACACAGCGTGATATTCAGCTCCTCAGAACAGACCTGGAGAATGAACTAG GATTAACAATAGAGGCAAATACTACAAACACTCTGGAATCTATGTGGAAGAAGGACCTCCATGAAGTGTCCCAACAAGTTCAAACTCTGCAGAAAGCTTTTCAAAACACCCATGTGTACACACAGCGTGACCTTCAGGTGATCAGAACAGACCTGAAGGATGAACTAG GAAAGACACTGGAGGCAAATGTCAGAGGGAATATAGCATACATGTGGCAGAAGGAccttctgcagctctcccaACAAATTCAAACTCTGAAGCAAACTTTCCAGAATATGAAGGTTGCCATACAGTGTGACCTTCAAATGATCAGAACAGACCTGGAGAACAAAGTAG GAGGGACAGTGGAGGCAAAAACAAGCACCTTAGAATCCAGGCTGGAGAAGGACCATCATGAAACCTCCCAACAAATTCAAACTCTGCAGGAAAATTTCCAGAACACATATGAGACCACACAGCATGACCTTCAGATGATCAGAACAGACTTGGAGCATGACCTAG GAAGGACAGTGGAGGCAAATACAAGGACCATGGAATCCATGTGGAAGAAGGAccttctgcagctctcccaACAAATGCAAACTTTGCAGGAAGCATTCCAGAACATGGAGGGGTCCACACAGTGTGACCTGCAGATGATAAGAGCAGACATGAAGAATGAACTAG GAAGGACAGTGGAGGCAAATACAAGGACCATGGAATCCATGTGGAAGAAGGAccttctgcagctctcccaACAAATGCAAACTTTGCAGGAAGCATTCCAGAACATGGAGGGGTCCACACAGTGTGACCTGCAGATGATAAGAGCAGACATGAAGAATGAACTAG GAAGGAGAGTGAAGGAAAATACCTCAAGGGTCTTGGAATCCATGCGGCTGATGGACATCCAGCAGCTTTCCCAAGAAATTCAAACTCTGGAAAAAACTTTGCAGACCACATTGAGGTCCACAAAATATGACTTTG ACCTTCCAGTCCTACGGTCCTACAAAG GAGATGTCATCCTGGATGCTGACACGGCTCATCCCAGATTGGAAATCTCTGCGGATGGGAAGAGAGTGAAAGATACTGGTGTCATCAGATTCTTGCTCAGAAATGAGAAGAGATTTGATTCTCATCTGTTTGTGTTGGCAAAGGAAGGATACACTTCTGGGAAACACTATTGGGAAGTAAATGTTGGGACAAGAAGAAACTGGGCCTTGGGCATTGCCTGTGAATCTGTGACTCGCAAAGGGACTTTGACTCTGTGTCCTGAGAATGGCTTCTGGGTTATTGCGTGTGTAGATGGGCAAGATTATTTGGCCTGCATGAATCCTTGGACCTGTCTGACTGTGACTGGCTATTTGTCAAAGATTGGGATCTTCTTGGACATCCCAGCCAAGCAGGTTTCTTTTTATGATGTCTTTAAGGCCGTAGCTTTGTACACTTTAAGCATTGCTgatggcagcagccaggaaggcaaattccttcccttcttttctacaggccttgctgctgctgagcctgaCACTGAGCCACTAGCAATATTGCAGTTTTCTGATGATGATGAGTAG
- the LOC128816782 gene encoding E3 ubiquitin-protein ligase TRIM39-like isoform X4, with protein MEQRRWLLLALALLLAIPFSGSVFPGASQWVSASWIQLSLFLLTLAAGSVLVFQGRRVDSLETVWLKNHQHLYQKIQTLQEVFQNEQESTQRDIQLLRTDLENELGLTIEANTTNTLESMWKKDLHEVSQQVQTLQKAFQNTHVYTQRDLQVIRTDLKDELGGTVEAKTSTLESRLEKDHHETSQQIQTLQENFQNTYETTQHDLQMIRTDLEHDLGRTVEANTRTMESMWKKDLLQLSQQMQTLQEAFQNMEGSTQCDLQMIRADMKNELGRTVEANTRTMESMWKKDLLQLSQQMQTLQEAFQNMEGSTQCDLQMIRADMKNELGRRVKENTSRVLESMRLMDIQQLSQEIQTLEKTLQTTLRSTKYDFDLPVLRSYKGDVILDADTAHPRLEISADGKRVKDTGVIRFLLRNEKRFDSHLFVLAKEGYTSGKHYWEVNVGTRRNWALGIACESVTRKGTLTLCPENGFWVIACVDGQDYLACMNPWTCLTVTGYLSKIGIFLDIPAKQVSFYDVFKAVALYTLSIADGSSQEGKFLPFFSTGLAAAEPDTEPLAILQFSDDDE; from the exons atggagcagaggagATGGCTTCTGTTGGCTCTGGCACTGCTTCTGGCTATCCCTTTCTCAG gttCTGTTTTTCCAGGTGCATCTCAGTGGGTCTCTGCCTCCTGGATACAACTCTCTTTATTCCTTCTCACATTGGCTGCTGGTTCTGTTCTGGTATTTCAAG GAAGGAGAGTGGACTCCCTGGAAACTGTTTGGCTGAAGAACCACCAGCACCTCTACCAAAAAATTCAGACTCTGCAGGAAGTTTTCCAGAATGAGCAGGAGTCCACACAGCGTGATATTCAGCTCCTCAGAACAGACCTGGAGAATGAACTAG GATTAACAATAGAGGCAAATACTACAAACACTCTGGAATCTATGTGGAAGAAGGACCTCCATGAAGTGTCCCAACAAGTTCAAACTCTGCAGAAAGCTTTTCAAAACACCCATGTGTACACACAGCGTGACCTTCAGGTGATCAGAACAGACCTGAAGGATGAACTAG GAGGGACAGTGGAGGCAAAAACAAGCACCTTAGAATCCAGGCTGGAGAAGGACCATCATGAAACCTCCCAACAAATTCAAACTCTGCAGGAAAATTTCCAGAACACATATGAGACCACACAGCATGACCTTCAGATGATCAGAACAGACTTGGAGCATGACCTAG GAAGGACAGTGGAGGCAAATACAAGGACCATGGAATCCATGTGGAAGAAGGAccttctgcagctctcccaACAAATGCAAACTTTGCAGGAAGCATTCCAGAACATGGAGGGGTCCACACAGTGTGACCTGCAGATGATAAGAGCAGACATGAAGAATGAACTAG GAAGGACAGTGGAGGCAAATACAAGGACCATGGAATCCATGTGGAAGAAGGAccttctgcagctctcccaACAAATGCAAACTTTGCAGGAAGCATTCCAGAACATGGAGGGGTCCACACAGTGTGACCTGCAGATGATAAGAGCAGACATGAAGAATGAACTAG GAAGGAGAGTGAAGGAAAATACCTCAAGGGTCTTGGAATCCATGCGGCTGATGGACATCCAGCAGCTTTCCCAAGAAATTCAAACTCTGGAAAAAACTTTGCAGACCACATTGAGGTCCACAAAATATGACTTTG ACCTTCCAGTCCTACGGTCCTACAAAG GAGATGTCATCCTGGATGCTGACACGGCTCATCCCAGATTGGAAATCTCTGCGGATGGGAAGAGAGTGAAAGATACTGGTGTCATCAGATTCTTGCTCAGAAATGAGAAGAGATTTGATTCTCATCTGTTTGTGTTGGCAAAGGAAGGATACACTTCTGGGAAACACTATTGGGAAGTAAATGTTGGGACAAGAAGAAACTGGGCCTTGGGCATTGCCTGTGAATCTGTGACTCGCAAAGGGACTTTGACTCTGTGTCCTGAGAATGGCTTCTGGGTTATTGCGTGTGTAGATGGGCAAGATTATTTGGCCTGCATGAATCCTTGGACCTGTCTGACTGTGACTGGCTATTTGTCAAAGATTGGGATCTTCTTGGACATCCCAGCCAAGCAGGTTTCTTTTTATGATGTCTTTAAGGCCGTAGCTTTGTACACTTTAAGCATTGCTgatggcagcagccaggaaggcaaattccttcccttcttttctacaggccttgctgctgctgagcctgaCACTGAGCCACTAGCAATATTGCAGTTTTCTGATGATGATGAGTAG